From one Nocardioides yefusunii genomic stretch:
- a CDS encoding alpha/beta fold hydrolase produces the protein MSIRGRALRVAAGSLGLAAGATASAVAYQRVQASLREGEMPAAENVPQPGVDNPDLLFGGNHDAEDGLTFGSLRGQVLNVVTEDGIDLHVEVDEVDPALAGESGWPEDVTVVFAHGFTLNQDAWHFQRRHLRGRVRTVFYDQRSHGRSARSAPEHCTIEQLGRDLERVIATTCPGRAVVVGHSMGGMTVVSLAAQFPDLFGEKVVGAALVATTAGGMDPGRILFPLAPVGALTSGAVNRAVKVLDRGHGFVDRLRSSGIPLARRITDRYSFGDEVPRSWAEFVFDMIDATPFEVVAAFYPTFVSLNLFENLDGFTKVPVTIVGGTADRLTSIGHQRKLHARIPGSELYEAHGAGHMVLMERHSDVDRELDHLITRAAPPARENGRSRRPGRAG, from the coding sequence ATGAGCATCAGAGGTAGAGCACTGCGGGTCGCGGCCGGGTCGTTGGGCCTGGCGGCGGGAGCCACCGCGAGTGCGGTCGCCTACCAGCGGGTGCAGGCCAGCCTCCGGGAGGGCGAGATGCCGGCGGCGGAGAACGTGCCGCAGCCGGGCGTCGACAACCCCGACCTGCTCTTCGGTGGGAACCACGACGCCGAGGACGGCCTGACGTTCGGCAGCCTGCGCGGTCAGGTGCTCAACGTCGTCACCGAGGACGGCATCGACCTGCACGTCGAGGTCGACGAGGTGGACCCCGCACTCGCCGGGGAGTCCGGATGGCCCGAGGACGTCACGGTCGTCTTCGCCCACGGATTCACCCTCAACCAGGACGCCTGGCACTTCCAGCGCCGACATCTGCGCGGCCGGGTCCGCACCGTCTTCTACGACCAGCGATCACACGGTCGTTCGGCGCGTTCGGCGCCCGAGCACTGCACGATCGAGCAGCTGGGCCGCGACCTCGAACGCGTCATCGCGACCACCTGTCCGGGGCGGGCGGTGGTGGTGGGCCACTCGATGGGCGGCATGACGGTGGTCTCCCTCGCTGCGCAGTTCCCCGACCTGTTCGGGGAGAAGGTCGTGGGCGCCGCACTGGTCGCCACCACCGCGGGCGGCATGGACCCGGGACGCATCCTCTTCCCGCTCGCGCCGGTGGGTGCACTGACCAGCGGGGCGGTGAACCGGGCCGTCAAGGTCCTGGACCGTGGCCACGGGTTCGTCGACCGGCTCCGTTCCTCAGGGATCCCGTTGGCCCGTCGCATCACCGACCGCTACTCCTTCGGTGACGAGGTGCCGCGCAGTTGGGCCGAGTTCGTCTTCGACATGATCGACGCCACGCCGTTCGAGGTGGTCGCTGCGTTCTACCCGACGTTCGTCTCCCTGAACCTCTTCGAGAACCTCGACGGCTTCACCAAGGTGCCGGTGACGATCGTCGGTGGCACCGCCGACCGGCTCACCTCGATCGGCCACCAACGCAAGCTGCACGCCCGGATCCCCGGCTCGGAGCTCTACGAGGCTCACGGCGCAGGGCACATGGTGTTGATGGAGCGTCACAGCGACGTCGACCGCGAACTCGACCACCTGATTACCCGAGCTGCACCCCCGGCGCGCGAGAATGGACGCAGCAGGCGCCCCGGGCGCGCCGGCTGA
- the alr gene encoding alanine racemase — MSATAPHPTRRVSTPGSAPGSDEGAVQGTGPGAAGARAEIVVDLDAIEHNTRVLSALVAPAAFMAVVKADAYGHGMLEVAAAARRAGAPWLGVATAEEALTLRADGDTGRLLCWVFAPGDDYTAVLDADVDVAVYTPAQVAQVAETAERLGCVARVHLKIDTGLSRGGAREPEWPALVAAAKKAQDAGSLHAVGVWSHLVASDEPENPVTDLQAAVFDRAVAVAEQAGLALEVRHVANSAAAVLRPELRHDLVRCGIALYGLDAAPGVMPAIGLRPAMTVRGRLAMVKEIPAGQGVSYGHAWTAGRATTLGLVPVGYADGIPRAASPGAEVWVDGRRRPVRGKVCMDQIVVDLEGDTPAAGSEFVLLGPGTHGEPTADDWAAAIGTINYEVVSRLGGRLVRRHVGGSATSHR; from the coding sequence ATGAGCGCCACCGCACCGCACCCCACCCGCCGCGTCTCCACGCCGGGATCGGCGCCGGGATCGGACGAGGGAGCGGTTCAGGGCACCGGCCCCGGGGCAGCGGGCGCGCGCGCCGAGATCGTCGTCGACCTCGACGCGATCGAGCACAACACCCGCGTCCTCTCCGCCCTCGTCGCACCGGCCGCCTTCATGGCCGTGGTCAAGGCCGACGCCTACGGCCACGGCATGCTCGAAGTGGCTGCCGCAGCGCGTCGTGCCGGAGCGCCCTGGCTGGGCGTGGCCACCGCCGAGGAGGCGCTGACGTTGCGTGCCGACGGCGACACCGGACGCCTCCTGTGCTGGGTCTTCGCCCCCGGAGACGACTACACCGCCGTCCTGGACGCCGACGTCGACGTCGCGGTCTACACCCCCGCGCAGGTCGCGCAGGTCGCAGAGACCGCCGAACGTCTGGGATGCGTGGCCCGCGTCCACCTCAAGATCGACACCGGCCTCTCCCGCGGCGGTGCCCGCGAACCGGAGTGGCCGGCCCTCGTCGCCGCCGCCAAGAAGGCCCAGGACGCCGGATCGCTGCACGCGGTCGGGGTCTGGTCACACCTGGTGGCCAGCGACGAGCCCGAGAACCCCGTCACCGACCTGCAGGCAGCCGTCTTCGACCGTGCCGTGGCCGTCGCGGAGCAGGCAGGACTGGCTCTGGAGGTCCGTCACGTCGCCAACTCCGCCGCCGCCGTGCTGCGCCCGGAGCTCCGGCACGACCTCGTCCGTTGCGGCATCGCCCTGTACGGACTCGACGCCGCCCCCGGCGTCATGCCGGCCATCGGCCTGCGCCCTGCGATGACGGTCCGTGGTCGCCTCGCGATGGTCAAGGAGATTCCCGCCGGCCAGGGCGTCTCCTACGGGCACGCCTGGACCGCCGGCCGCGCCACCACCCTCGGGCTGGTCCCGGTGGGCTATGCCGACGGCATCCCGCGCGCTGCGTCCCCGGGGGCCGAGGTCTGGGTGGACGGCAGGCGTCGTCCGGTCCGCGGCAAGGTCTGCATGGACCAGATCGTCGTCGATCTCGAGGGCGACACCCCCGCCGCAGGCAGCGAGTTCGTGCTCCTCGGGCCGGGGACGCACGGCGAACCGACTGCCGACGACTGGGCTGCAGCAATCGGCACCATCAACTACGAGGTCGTGAGCAGACTGGGCGGACGGCTCGTTCGGCGTCATGTCGGAGGGTCCGCGACGTCCCACCGTTGA
- a CDS encoding NAD(P)H-hydrate epimerase, translating to MVSAHRVADVRAAEDVLLRRGPDGALMARAATGLAVVVADRITRARGRLAGARVLLVVGAGNNGGDALFAGAWLARRGAAVRWLALSEHVHTDGLAALQAAGGRAADPEEPTGWAGWADVALDAVVGIGGRPGLRSEAAVTFATLAAHGVPVIAVDLPSGVDPDTGETPDLHVRAEATVTFGTHKVATLVDPAARACGEVHLVDIGLDETLPEDAEIGVWEAADVAAALRVPSAGDHKYTRGVVGVRAGSAQYPGAGVLCVAGAAVGLAGMVRYVGDDAVTAEVRRRFPEVVGAGRVQAWAVGSGGGDGARAALQAALADGVPVVVDADAVIHARDLFAPGHGHDVVLTPHAGELAVLLDADRADVEARPLHHARAAVARHEVTVLLKGARTLVVTPQGRSWVNTTGNPWLGTAGSGDVLAGLVAALAATGLPLPDAAAMGAWLHGRAAEELGGPFTAGDLPHAIREVSRALMARVGE from the coding sequence TGATGGCGCGTGCCGCGACTGGCCTGGCCGTCGTCGTCGCGGACCGGATCACGCGGGCCCGCGGGCGTCTGGCAGGTGCCCGGGTGCTGCTGGTGGTCGGTGCCGGCAACAACGGTGGCGACGCCCTGTTCGCTGGCGCCTGGTTGGCCCGTCGGGGAGCGGCGGTGCGCTGGCTGGCGCTGAGCGAGCACGTGCACACCGACGGTCTGGCCGCACTGCAGGCTGCGGGCGGTCGCGCCGCGGACCCGGAAGAACCCACCGGGTGGGCCGGATGGGCTGACGTGGCGCTGGACGCCGTCGTCGGGATCGGAGGCCGTCCGGGGTTGCGCAGCGAGGCCGCGGTCACGTTCGCGACGCTGGCGGCCCACGGGGTGCCGGTGATCGCCGTCGACCTGCCCTCCGGCGTCGACCCCGACACCGGTGAGACCCCCGACCTTCACGTCCGTGCCGAGGCGACCGTCACCTTCGGCACCCACAAGGTCGCCACCCTCGTCGACCCCGCGGCCCGCGCCTGCGGTGAGGTGCACCTGGTCGACATCGGGCTGGACGAGACCCTCCCCGAGGACGCCGAGATCGGAGTCTGGGAGGCCGCGGACGTCGCCGCCGCACTCCGGGTCCCGTCAGCGGGCGACCACAAGTACACCCGTGGTGTCGTCGGTGTGCGAGCTGGTTCGGCGCAGTACCCCGGCGCCGGGGTGCTCTGCGTCGCCGGCGCGGCCGTCGGGCTGGCCGGGATGGTCAGGTACGTCGGCGACGACGCCGTGACCGCCGAGGTGCGCCGTCGATTCCCCGAGGTCGTCGGTGCGGGACGCGTCCAGGCCTGGGCGGTCGGGTCCGGAGGCGGAGACGGTGCCCGCGCAGCGTTGCAGGCAGCGCTGGCGGACGGGGTGCCGGTGGTCGTCGACGCCGACGCCGTCATCCATGCCCGCGACCTGTTTGCCCCCGGACACGGCCACGACGTCGTCCTGACTCCCCACGCCGGAGAACTCGCCGTCCTGCTCGACGCAGATCGCGCCGACGTGGAGGCCCGCCCGCTCCACCACGCCCGGGCGGCGGTCGCTCGGCACGAGGTGACGGTCCTGCTCAAGGGGGCACGCACCCTCGTCGTCACGCCGCAGGGCCGGTCCTGGGTCAACACCACCGGCAACCCGTGGCTGGGCACCGCCGGGTCCGGTGACGTGCTCGCGGGGCTCGTCGCAGCCCTGGCCGCCACCGGTCTGCCACTGCCCGACGCCGCCGCGATGGGGGCCTGGCTGCACGGACGCGCCGCAGAAGAGTTGGGCGGCCCGTTCACTGCGGGTGACCTGCCTCACGCGATCCGCGAGGTGTCGCGTGCTCTGATGGCGAGGGTGGGAGAGTAG